Proteins from a genomic interval of Musa acuminata AAA Group cultivar baxijiao chromosome BXJ1-9, Cavendish_Baxijiao_AAA, whole genome shotgun sequence:
- the LOC103998639 gene encoding probable calcium-binding protein CML14 — MGGRRLQGEQLKQLRDIFNRFDMDGDGSITHLELAALLRSLGLKPTGDQIHALLSGMDANRNGSIEFDELAVALAPLMSEQALLNQEQLLDVFRSFDRDGNGYISAAELARSMARMGQPLTFCELTEMMRQADTDGDGVISFTEFAAVMAKSAVEFLGLTVVS; from the coding sequence ATGGGTGGTCGTCGGCTGCAGGGCGAGCAGCTGAAGCAGCTGCGGGACATCTTCAACCGCTTCGACATGGACGGCGACGGCAGCATCACTCACCTGGAGCTCGCCGCGCTGCTACGCTCCCTCGGTTTGAAACCCACGGGCGACCAGATCCACGCGCTCCTCTCCGGCATGGACGCCAACCGCAACGGCTCCATCGAGTTCGACGAGCTCGCCGTCGCGCTCGCGCCCCTCATGAGCGAACAGGCCCTTCTCAACCAGGAGCAGCTCCTGGACGTGTTCCGCTCCTTCGACCGGGACGGCAATGGCTACATCTCCGCGGCGGAGCTGGCGCGGTCCATGGCGCGCATGGGCCAGCCGCTGACCTTCTGCGAGCTCACCGAGATGATGCGGCAGGCCGACACCGACGGCGACGGCGTCATCAGCTTCACGGAGTTCGCGGCCGTCATGGCCAAGTCCGCCGTGGAATTCCTTGGCCTCACGGTAGTGTCATAG
- the LOC103998945 gene encoding pentatricopeptide repeat-containing protein At1g08070, chloroplastic-like — translation MLPSGARPNKFTFTFLLRAASAAAAAPALLHARLTVLGLHADPFLRSALIAAYSSSGRRSPAALFVRLAGPHPDVVLRTALVSALARCGLPDAARDAFDTIPVSFADLISAYAASGRHPDALATLRRTRRSGVPPTEAALVSALSSAAYLGAITDGELAHRDALVLLSHRPWHRALNHVLQVRPLGVREAGVRRNTPQ, via the coding sequence ATGCTCCCCTCCGGCGCCCGTCCCAACAAGTTCACCTTCACCTTCCTTCTCCGCGCAGcgtcagccgccgccgctgctcctgccCTCCTCCACGCCCGCCTCACCGTCCTCGGCCTCCACGCCGACCCCTTTCTCCGCTCGGCCCTCATCGCCGCTTACTCCTCTTCCGGCCGTCGCTCCCCCGCTGCCCTGTTCGTCCGCCTCGCCGGGCCTCACCCGGACGTGGTCCTCCGCACCGCCCTCGTCTCCGCCCTCGCCCGTTGCGGCCTCCCCGACGCCGCACGCGACGCCTTCGACACCATCCCGGTCTCCTTCGCCGACCTCATCTCCGCCTACGCCGCCTCTGGCCGCCACCCCGACGCCCTCGCCACCCTCCGCCGCACGCGCCGCTCCGGCGTGCCACCCACCGAGGCCGCCCTCGTCTCCGCACTCTCCTCCGCCGCCTACCTCGGCGCCATTACCGACGGCGAGCTCGCCCACCGCGATGCCCTCGTCCTCCTCAGCCACCGCCCTTGGCACCGCGCTCTTAACCATGTTCTCCAGGTGCGGCCGCTTGGAGTCCGCGAGGCGGGTGTTCGACGAAATACCCCACAATGA